In one window of Leptospira sp. WS92.C1 DNA:
- a CDS encoding chemotaxis protein CheW codes for MASEIDHQYILFSLGDEEYAIPISLVDEIIKINNLIRIPKAKTYFAGIMDIRGKVVKMVDLAVKLTVPRDGELVYDRAIVVKVGGQSVGIIVDKVSNVVLFPPESINPPPPSVKGISGRYITGIGKKDDRFIIIVDVEKILGAEELAELGSNVG; via the coding sequence ATGGCATCCGAAATCGACCACCAATATATTTTATTCAGCTTGGGGGACGAGGAATACGCGATTCCCATTTCCTTGGTAGACGAGATCATCAAAATCAACAATCTCATCCGAATTCCGAAAGCGAAGACCTACTTTGCGGGGATCATGGACATCCGGGGCAAGGTAGTCAAGATGGTGGATCTCGCCGTGAAACTAACGGTTCCTAGAGACGGCGAACTTGTTTACGATCGGGCAATTGTTGTCAAAGTAGGCGGGCAATCGGTAGGGATCATCGTAGACAAGGTGTCTAACGTGGTTTTATTCCCGCCGGAATCGATCAATCCTCCTCCTCCTTCGGTAAAGGGAATTTCCGGAAGATACATTACCGGTATAGGAAAGAAGGACGATCGTTTTATCATTATCGTTGATGTGGAAAAGATTTTGGGAGCGGAAGAATTGGCCGAACTGGGAAGCAATGTCGGATGA
- a CDS encoding CBS domain-containing protein has translation MYVKQILAKKDRKLLSVEPETSVMDAVKFMTKYDIGSVMILGEGKLKGIFTERDVLHLSAELGMDFFKKSVSEVMSTNLTTMSPEGDVDELLSIMLKKRIRHMPILEDGLLIGIISIGDAVKAKIEKTEEENKNLKQYMYNENGFI, from the coding sequence ATGTACGTAAAACAGATCCTTGCAAAAAAAGATCGAAAACTGCTTTCGGTCGAACCAGAAACTTCGGTCATGGATGCGGTCAAGTTTATGACCAAATATGATATCGGATCAGTCATGATTTTAGGAGAAGGAAAACTCAAAGGAATTTTCACAGAAAGAGACGTTCTGCACCTTTCTGCGGAACTCGGTATGGACTTTTTTAAAAAATCTGTTTCCGAGGTCATGTCCACAAACCTAACCACAATGTCCCCCGAAGGAGATGTGGATGAGTTGCTTTCCATCATGCTCAAAAAAAGAATCCGTCACATGCCTATCTTAGAAGACGGACTTTTAATCGGAATCATTTCGATCGGAGATGCGGTGAAGGCAAAAATCGAAAAAACGGAAGAGGAAAATAAGAATTTGAAGCAATACATGTATAACGAAAACGGATTTATTTAA
- a CDS encoding response regulator: MDTLENPPSPSILIVDDEWLIAFNLQVSLQKLGYQIAGTARTADEALDLAERTKPDLILMDIRIEGELDGIQAAERIQKRMDVPVIFMTAFADDETFNRAVDKASMFGYIAKPFQPQALKNSIEIALKQQQRFGKAKEEGKEFRDVIQNIGEGAISFDRDGKILFMNRTAEALTGWMLSEVQGEAGEKVLTLSTDSGENIKAGNLSGKLNHVKYIPSLLTRKDGTRIQIAFRVSPIRDEQTNVVGSIITLSELSSLSVSEKEITEMEKVIQSERRLDSIQKLAAGLAHEINNPLMGIINYGHIIRNHTSGDADTKNYARLVIEQGERIASIIRNLVLFSRQDPESPFETNVKKLVNSVEGMISEMLKSKNIHLIKEIPEDLDVQLRPNQIREVLYNILYYYSENQKNAEIHLKAGLEKGEPSYLKILISGKLNINLDEESRFEPFENFRSNDARIGMGLSVCYGILQANRGQLLLKKSGSSWDFIIQVPV, encoded by the coding sequence ATGGACACCCTCGAAAATCCGCCCAGCCCCTCGATTCTCATCGTAGACGATGAATGGCTGATTGCCTTTAACCTTCAGGTCTCTCTCCAAAAACTGGGGTATCAAATTGCGGGAACCGCCAGGACCGCGGACGAGGCCCTGGATTTGGCGGAACGCACAAAACCCGATTTAATTCTCATGGATATCCGAATCGAAGGGGAATTGGACGGAATTCAAGCCGCAGAACGGATTCAGAAACGAATGGATGTCCCGGTCATTTTTATGACCGCATTTGCCGACGACGAAACCTTCAATCGCGCGGTAGACAAGGCTTCGATGTTCGGTTATATAGCTAAGCCGTTCCAACCTCAGGCTCTGAAAAATTCGATCGAAATCGCTCTCAAACAACAACAGAGGTTTGGGAAGGCTAAAGAAGAGGGTAAGGAATTCAGAGACGTCATACAAAACATCGGCGAAGGCGCGATTTCTTTCGATCGGGACGGAAAGATTCTATTTATGAATCGAACCGCAGAGGCTCTTACTGGCTGGATGCTCTCCGAGGTTCAAGGAGAAGCGGGGGAAAAGGTCCTCACCCTTTCTACGGATTCGGGAGAAAATATAAAAGCGGGAAACCTTTCCGGCAAACTCAATCACGTAAAATACATCCCCTCTCTGTTGACACGGAAGGATGGAACTCGAATTCAGATCGCATTTCGAGTTTCTCCGATTCGGGACGAACAGACAAACGTAGTCGGTTCGATCATTACCCTTTCGGAGTTGTCTTCGTTGTCGGTTTCGGAAAAGGAAATCACGGAAATGGAAAAAGTGATTCAGTCCGAAAGAAGACTGGATTCCATCCAAAAACTCGCAGCCGGTTTGGCTCATGAGATCAACAATCCTTTGATGGGAATCATCAACTACGGTCATATCATTCGAAATCATACGAGCGGGGACGCAGATACGAAAAACTACGCAAGACTTGTGATCGAACAAGGGGAAAGAATCGCTTCGATCATTCGCAATTTGGTTTTATTTTCCAGACAAGATCCTGAATCGCCTTTTGAGACCAATGTAAAAAAACTCGTGAACTCCGTGGAGGGTATGATTTCCGAAATGCTCAAATCCAAAAACATACATTTGATCAAAGAGATTCCGGAAGATTTGGATGTGCAACTGAGGCCGAATCAGATTCGGGAAGTACTTTACAACATTCTGTATTACTATTCTGAAAATCAAAAAAACGCAGAGATTCATCTGAAGGCGGGATTGGAGAAAGGAGAACCTTCCTATCTCAAAATTCTGATTTCCGGAAAGCTGAACATCAACCTAGACGAAGAGAGTCGATTCGAACCGTTTGAAAATTTTCGTTCCAACGACGCGAGGATCGGAATGGGACTTTCCGTTTGTTACGGGATTCTGCAGGCCAATCGAGGCCAGCTCCTTCTGAAAAAATCGGGTTCCAGTTGGGATTTTATCATCCAAGTTCCTGTCTGA
- a CDS encoding class I fructose-bisphosphate aldolase encodes MIDKIKAALGGEADSLLNHICKTIPKESLSLPGGNYVDEILSQSDRNNTVLRNYQTILNTGRLAGTGYTSILPVDQGIEHSAGASFAKNPAYFDPENIVKLAIEGGCNAVASTLGVLGLVSRKYAHKIPFIVKINHNELLSYPNKFDQIQFANVEQAFDMGAVAVGATIYFGSDESSRQIQEITEAFHRAHELGMVTILWAYLRNDGFKPDKIDYHLATDLTGQANHLAATIQADIVKQKLPEVYAGGFKDLKFGKKDDRMYTALSADNAIDMARYQVANCYMGKIGLINSGGASGENDLGDAVKAAVVNKRAGGMGLISGRKAFQKPMKDGVALLNAIQDVYLSKDVTVA; translated from the coding sequence ATGATTGATAAAATCAAAGCCGCCCTCGGCGGAGAAGCGGATTCTCTTTTAAACCATATCTGTAAAACGATTCCAAAAGAATCTCTGAGCCTCCCGGGAGGCAATTATGTGGATGAAATTCTGTCTCAAAGCGATAGAAACAATACTGTCCTCAGAAACTATCAGACCATCCTGAATACAGGAAGATTGGCTGGAACCGGTTATACGTCCATTCTTCCCGTGGATCAGGGAATCGAACACAGCGCGGGCGCGTCTTTTGCTAAAAACCCTGCGTATTTTGATCCTGAAAATATCGTAAAACTTGCGATCGAGGGCGGTTGCAACGCGGTTGCTTCCACTTTGGGGGTTCTGGGACTCGTATCCAGAAAATACGCTCACAAGATTCCTTTTATCGTAAAGATCAATCACAACGAACTTCTATCGTATCCGAACAAATTTGATCAGATCCAATTTGCAAATGTGGAACAAGCGTTTGATATGGGTGCGGTTGCGGTCGGGGCTACGATCTATTTCGGATCGGACGAATCTTCCCGTCAAATTCAGGAAATCACCGAGGCGTTTCACAGAGCTCACGAACTCGGAATGGTAACCATTCTTTGGGCGTACTTGAGAAATGACGGATTCAAACCGGATAAAATCGACTATCACTTGGCTACCGATCTTACCGGACAGGCGAACCATCTGGCTGCGACGATTCAAGCGGACATCGTAAAACAAAAACTTCCCGAAGTGTATGCGGGCGGTTTTAAGGATTTGAAGTTCGGTAAAAAAGACGATAGAATGTATACCGCTTTAAGCGCGGATAACGCGATCGATATGGCGAGATACCAAGTTGCGAATTGTTATATGGGAAAAATCGGTCTGATCAATTCGGGCGGCGCTTCCGGTGAGAATGATCTTGGCGACGCGGTAAAAGCTGCGGTCGTAAACAAAAGGGCGGGCGGTATGGGATTGATCTCCGGAAGAAAGGCGTTCCAAAAACCGATGAAAGACGGTGTTGCTCTTTTGAACGCGATTCAGGATGTTTATCTCTCAAAAGACGTAACCGTCGCATAA
- a CDS encoding cysteine synthase A: MNVKKDFSSAVGNTPLILLRSFSEETGCNIYGKAEFLNPGGSVKDRAALFIVEDAEKKGSLKPGGTVVEGTAGNTGIGLTHICNSKGYKTLIIIPDTQSQEKIDLLKTLGAEVRTVPAVPYKDPNNYVKVSGRIAEELENAVWANQFDNISNRNAHYETTAPEIWEQTDGRIDAWITSLGTGGTYAGVSLFLKEKNSKIKTVVADPYGSGIYNYVKKGEVLAEGSSFTEGIGNGRITENMKDAPMDDAIRVTDEECLKVVYQLLHKDGLFLGGSTGINVGAAVKLAKELGPGHTIVTILCDSGARYQSRIFNEEWLSSKGYSVPKR; encoded by the coding sequence ATGAACGTTAAAAAAGATTTCTCAAGCGCGGTTGGAAACACACCGCTCATTCTGCTTCGCAGTTTTAGCGAAGAGACCGGATGTAATATCTACGGAAAGGCCGAATTTTTAAACCCCGGAGGTTCCGTGAAGGACCGAGCGGCTCTTTTTATCGTAGAGGATGCCGAAAAAAAGGGAAGTCTCAAACCGGGCGGAACCGTCGTCGAGGGAACCGCCGGAAACACCGGAATCGGTCTGACTCATATCTGCAATTCGAAGGGATATAAAACTCTCATCATCATTCCGGACACTCAGTCCCAAGAAAAAATCGATCTCTTAAAAACGTTGGGCGCCGAGGTCAGAACTGTCCCCGCCGTTCCTTATAAGGATCCGAATAACTATGTAAAGGTTTCCGGAAGAATCGCAGAAGAATTGGAGAACGCTGTCTGGGCGAATCAGTTTGACAATATCTCAAATCGAAATGCGCACTATGAGACGACGGCACCCGAGATCTGGGAACAGACGGACGGCAGGATTGACGCTTGGATCACTTCACTCGGAACCGGTGGAACGTATGCGGGAGTTTCTCTGTTTTTAAAGGAAAAAAATTCCAAGATCAAAACCGTAGTAGCGGATCCATACGGTTCCGGAATTTATAATTATGTAAAGAAGGGTGAGGTTCTTGCGGAAGGAAGTTCTTTTACGGAAGGAATCGGGAACGGCAGAATCACAGAGAATATGAAAGACGCGCCGATGGACGACGCGATCCGAGTCACCGATGAAGAATGTCTCAAAGTCGTTTATCAACTTTTGCACAAGGACGGTTTGTTTTTGGGAGGATCCACGGGGATCAACGTGGGAGCCGCCGTGAAATTGGCAAAGGAACTCGGTCCCGGCCATACGATCGTAACGATTCTATGCGATTCCGGAGCCAGATATCAGTCTCGAATTTTTAACGAAGAATGGCTGTCTTCCAAGGGATACTCCGTTCCGAAACGATAA
- a CDS encoding DUF5683 domain-containing protein yields MKFLNHRCPAPIFLKIYIAFFLFLIPQLTFAETILFKTGERVYASVIDQDSESVTIIRDGKREKLGKIKILKIIFKEIKDEQEITKIIEAEKKKLGKEGKKSDKEEQLDTLFLEQMIKENSYKIVQKRLALLEKYLEERDGDWEGYISAKRNPWEPVWKSAILPGWGQGYMRQNGWSSIYSTLFFSSLIAYFGLDAAEKERADSYNKKIVKTFEQQFTTTLLLGSDPTAAATFDLYLQLNTVKNIVSLNSIRSDEAGYKNAKHAAIGIAVGIYAIQLVHAYFSGKIWAQNNTIQTPTGETVSEGFGIRGNPMVSRDLTNGTLSVDIGGQILYSVFY; encoded by the coding sequence ATGAAATTTTTAAATCACCGTTGCCCAGCCCCAATCTTTTTAAAAATCTATATTGCATTCTTCTTATTTTTGATTCCACAATTGACTTTTGCAGAAACCATTCTTTTTAAAACCGGCGAGCGGGTATACGCATCCGTAATCGATCAAGATTCTGAATCCGTTACCATCATCCGAGACGGAAAAAGAGAAAAACTCGGGAAAATCAAAATTCTTAAAATTATATTCAAAGAAATCAAGGACGAACAGGAAATCACCAAGATCATTGAAGCCGAAAAAAAGAAGCTCGGCAAAGAAGGAAAAAAAAGCGATAAAGAAGAACAGCTCGATACTCTCTTTCTGGAGCAGATGATCAAAGAAAACAGTTATAAGATCGTTCAAAAACGTCTGGCTTTGCTCGAAAAATATCTGGAGGAGCGAGATGGAGATTGGGAGGGATACATTTCTGCAAAACGAAATCCCTGGGAACCGGTTTGGAAATCGGCGATTCTACCGGGCTGGGGTCAAGGTTATATGAGACAAAACGGCTGGAGTTCGATATATTCAACTTTGTTTTTTAGTTCTTTGATCGCTTATTTCGGGTTAGATGCCGCTGAAAAAGAAAGGGCCGACTCATACAATAAAAAAATCGTAAAAACTTTCGAGCAACAATTCACAACAACTCTTTTGCTCGGTTCCGATCCGACGGCCGCGGCTACTTTTGATTTATACCTCCAACTCAACACCGTAAAAAATATTGTTTCACTCAATTCCATCCGTTCGGACGAGGCCGGCTACAAAAACGCAAAACATGCCGCGATAGGGATTGCGGTTGGCATCTATGCGATCCAATTGGTTCACGCGTATTTTTCGGGAAAGATTTGGGCACAAAACAACACAATCCAAACCCCAACGGGAGAAACCGTCTCGGAAGGATTCGGAATCCGAGGAAACCCCATGGTATCGAGAGATCTTACAAACGGAACACTGAGTGTAGACATCGGCGGACAAATTCTATATTCCGTGTTTTATTAA
- a CDS encoding sensor histidine kinase — MRFLSNLQDLFKIHSANSTHPNAWKRKIIQVFLTVFSGFGLIVYIPSVYLAWTEGLGEVVIIDTLALLLVWFLLLLPNRYYKSKSYFLLALVGIMAALLYTKIGLGGAGILWFFLIPVFSGIFLNPTFSFWSWLLASSCVFAGAFLAHFRIWKGNESPIQILVVGVNFTFLCGLLTFSVIAILRGLAEGIRKQKQLILLQRKTTTELQNEVAIRKKMEIKLTESLNDKETFFKEIQHRVKNNTQLILSMMTLEQEKTKSEPAKKAIASAMNRIHSMAMVQDYLFLKDSCKVIHAKDYLNSLIQHLFVSYGPSDGRIQCDSKIEEIYLPMEKAIPCGLIVNELLSNSFKHAFPENRKGKISTLFQKSNSGYLTLEVADDGVGKEAEKNESGESSSLGMSLIEALCRQLRGELEVERENGFLVRIRFFS; from the coding sequence ATGAGATTTCTATCTAACTTACAGGATCTATTCAAAATTCATTCTGCGAATTCTACGCATCCCAATGCTTGGAAGAGAAAGATCATTCAAGTATTTCTCACCGTCTTTTCCGGTTTTGGTCTCATCGTTTATATCCCAAGCGTCTATTTAGCATGGACCGAAGGACTGGGTGAAGTTGTAATCATCGACACCCTCGCGCTGCTTTTAGTCTGGTTTCTTCTTTTACTACCCAATCGTTATTATAAATCCAAGTCGTATTTTTTATTGGCACTTGTCGGCATCATGGCCGCCCTTCTCTATACGAAAATCGGTTTAGGAGGAGCGGGAATTCTCTGGTTCTTTTTAATCCCTGTATTTTCTGGAATCTTTCTCAATCCGACTTTTTCTTTTTGGAGTTGGCTGCTTGCCTCTTCCTGTGTATTTGCAGGTGCGTTCCTCGCGCACTTTCGAATCTGGAAAGGAAATGAAAGTCCGATTCAAATCCTGGTAGTGGGAGTCAACTTTACTTTTTTATGCGGACTTTTGACCTTCTCCGTAATTGCCATCTTGAGAGGACTCGCAGAAGGAATTCGAAAGCAAAAACAACTTATCCTTCTCCAAAGAAAAACGACCACGGAATTGCAGAACGAGGTTGCGATCCGAAAAAAAATGGAAATCAAACTGACCGAATCCTTGAACGACAAAGAAACTTTTTTTAAAGAGATTCAACATCGGGTCAAAAATAACACCCAGCTGATTCTTTCTATGATGACGCTGGAACAGGAAAAAACGAAATCCGAACCCGCTAAAAAAGCAATCGCATCCGCAATGAATCGGATTCATTCGATGGCAATGGTTCAGGACTATCTGTTCTTAAAAGATTCATGCAAGGTCATTCACGCAAAAGATTATCTCAATTCTTTGATTCAACACCTTTTTGTTTCCTACGGTCCGAGCGATGGTAGAATTCAGTGCGACAGTAAAATCGAGGAAATTTATCTTCCTATGGAAAAAGCGATTCCTTGCGGATTGATAGTCAACGAACTCCTGTCAAATTCCTTCAAACATGCATTTCCTGAAAATCGAAAAGGCAAAATTTCCACTCTCTTTCAAAAATCGAATTCGGGTTATCTTACTCTCGAAGTTGCCGATGACGGCGTCGGAAAGGAAGCCGAAAAAAACGAATCCGGAGAAAGCTCTTCCTTGGGAATGAGTTTGATCGAAGCACTTTGTCGACAGCTGAGAGGAGAATTGGAAGTAGAACGAGAAAACGGATTTTTAGTACGAATTCGATTCTTCTCTTGA
- a CDS encoding right-handed parallel beta-helix repeat-containing protein, with translation MKKPGFEIKKVLSLIAFLLTGIVFGIFLSDCSDEKKDEIEGFAHVLMIDNSFSPPMQRIPVGGVVEFVNSGNNPHNAIGVAKDWSTEKTFGNIAMPRGSKSKVTFPKEGVFPYFCSFHATPDGKSGMVGDIVVGNVPYNPAAKSGKSWKNVAQFSGTTRKVPSQYPTIQNAVDAANPGDLILISEGVYLEEVTVTTPSITIRGVDRNKVIIDGQFQRGNGIMVVAANGVVIENMTARNASLNGFFWTGVKGFRGSYLTAHNNGDYGIYAFDSMNGVIEHSYASGSPDSGIYIGQCYPCKAILYDVVSEHNALGYSGTNSGGELYLISSVWKNNIVGLAPNTLDRELLPPERETTIIGNLVYNNNNPNAPIAALEYPSFGNGILIAGGLSNTIQRNVVVDHVNNGIVILPNLDEKFWISHNNVVQDNIVYNSGRADIALVGPMSTGNCFSGNEYRTELPAFLEKWNGCDSFFRLPMGGDLSMMIGALGLMVQASGGRFPSGNYKEQPIPGPQVNLPGGSSAPVKPALTAFEDFKLDVKRIHLPKEAEEILKTVPRKPAPTTGAITLVKPTSLFPFFYHWLGFLLPFAIYICWTAMSLFDLKDRTDLDQNKKLSWIAAITLVPILSPAIYLLGGGSTYPNWFKRTLVWGGLIAFFLLLIYTGLSLMNGVGTKTIT, from the coding sequence ATGAAAAAACCAGGTTTCGAAATCAAAAAAGTTCTCTCCCTTATCGCTTTTCTTTTGACTGGGATTGTGTTTGGGATCTTCCTTTCTGACTGTTCCGATGAAAAAAAAGACGAGATCGAGGGTTTCGCTCACGTCTTGATGATTGATAATTCCTTTTCACCTCCGATGCAGAGAATTCCAGTGGGTGGGGTTGTCGAGTTTGTAAACTCCGGAAACAATCCGCATAACGCGATCGGCGTCGCCAAAGATTGGTCCACCGAAAAAACATTTGGTAATATCGCAATGCCTCGCGGATCCAAAAGTAAAGTTACTTTTCCGAAAGAAGGTGTTTTTCCTTATTTCTGTTCTTTTCACGCAACTCCCGATGGAAAGAGCGGAATGGTCGGGGATATCGTTGTAGGAAACGTTCCTTACAATCCTGCTGCTAAATCCGGAAAATCCTGGAAGAATGTGGCGCAATTTTCGGGAACTACACGTAAGGTTCCTTCTCAATATCCTACGATTCAGAATGCGGTCGACGCGGCCAATCCAGGCGATTTGATTTTGATCAGCGAGGGTGTTTATCTTGAAGAGGTCACAGTGACCACTCCTTCGATCACGATCCGAGGTGTGGATCGAAACAAAGTCATCATTGACGGTCAGTTTCAAAGAGGAAACGGGATTATGGTCGTTGCCGCTAACGGAGTTGTGATCGAAAACATGACCGCGAGAAACGCAAGTCTGAACGGATTTTTTTGGACCGGTGTGAAAGGATTTCGCGGATCTTATCTGACCGCACACAATAACGGCGACTATGGTATTTACGCTTTCGATTCCATGAATGGAGTCATCGAGCATTCGTATGCTTCCGGGTCTCCGGATTCGGGAATCTATATAGGACAGTGTTATCCTTGTAAGGCGATTTTATACGATGTGGTTTCAGAACACAATGCTCTCGGGTATTCGGGGACCAACTCCGGAGGTGAGCTTTATCTCATCAGTTCGGTTTGGAAAAACAATATTGTCGGTCTTGCTCCAAACACTCTGGATCGCGAGCTTCTGCCTCCGGAAAGAGAAACTACGATCATTGGAAACCTGGTTTATAACAACAATAACCCTAACGCTCCGATCGCGGCTTTGGAATATCCTTCCTTTGGAAACGGGATATTGATCGCGGGCGGGCTTTCCAATACCATTCAAAGAAATGTAGTGGTGGATCACGTGAACAACGGGATCGTGATTCTTCCAAACTTGGATGAGAAGTTTTGGATTTCGCATAACAACGTGGTTCAGGACAATATTGTTTACAACTCAGGAAGAGCGGACATCGCTCTGGTCGGTCCTATGAGCACCGGAAACTGTTTTTCCGGAAACGAGTATCGGACGGAACTTCCCGCGTTCCTGGAAAAATGGAACGGATGCGATTCTTTTTTCAGGCTTCCTATGGGAGGCGATCTTTCGATGATGATCGGAGCCCTCGGTCTTATGGTGCAGGCTTCCGGCGGAAGATTTCCTTCGGGGAATTATAAAGAACAACCGATTCCCGGTCCTCAGGTCAATCTGCCCGGCGGAAGTTCCGCTCCGGTAAAACCTGCGTTAACCGCGTTTGAGGATTTTAAATTGGATGTCAAACGGATCCATCTTCCAAAAGAAGCGGAAGAGATTTTAAAAACGGTTCCGAGAAAACCGGCTCCGACCACGGGTGCGATTACTCTCGTAAAACCAACAAGTCTCTTTCCATTCTTCTATCACTGGTTGGGATTTTTGCTTCCGTTTGCGATTTATATCTGTTGGACTGCGATGTCCTTGTTCGATCTGAAAGACAGAACGGACTTGGATCAAAACAAAAAACTTTCCTGGATCGCGGCGATCACCCTGGTTCCGATTTTGAGCCCTGCGATTTATCTGCTCGGCGGAGGAAGCACGTATCCGAACTGGTTTAAACGAACTTTGGTTTGGGGCGGACTCATCGCATTCTTTCTGTTGCTTATCTACACCGGTCTTTCGTTAATGAACGGAGTCGGAACCAAAACGATTACTTAA
- a CDS encoding PLDc N-terminal domain-containing protein, protein MEQTVIGGPGFFALLFNFYGYYFPFILYTLLAPLALSDLVKRSDVDSKTGSIWTGAILLVPIIGAGAYLVAGGSKVPAWLKNSLVYGGVGFLALIILITSVAKF, encoded by the coding sequence ATGGAACAAACTGTTATCGGCGGACCTGGGTTTTTTGCTTTATTATTTAACTTTTACGGATACTATTTTCCGTTTATTCTTTACACCCTTTTGGCGCCTCTCGCGTTATCGGATCTGGTAAAAAGAAGCGACGTGGATTCGAAAACCGGATCGATCTGGACGGGAGCGATTCTTCTGGTCCCGATTATCGGAGCCGGAGCGTATCTCGTTGCGGGCGGATCCAAGGTTCCGGCTTGGTTGAAAAATTCCCTCGTCTATGGGGGAGTGGGGTTTTTGGCGCTGATCATTCTGATCACATCGGTTGCCAAATTCTAA